The following are encoded in a window of Spea bombifrons isolate aSpeBom1 chromosome 2, aSpeBom1.2.pri, whole genome shotgun sequence genomic DNA:
- the GPR37L1 gene encoding G-protein coupled receptor 37-like 1, translating into MRALNILLGLLLLLLSILLNSPINATDLANKVREFMDEDALKEFGTETGELVRHRAKRGSQDKTLKKASEVYPRLIHPPPSGMSVVKQINNDTTLSSTWHPQLQNPLYPLGDSSISAYGVLLLSLVVFAVGIISNLSVMCIVWHSLYLKSAWDSILAGLALWDFLLLFFCLPIVIFQEITKRRFLGVISCRIVHYMEVSSLGASTFSLCALGIDRFQSITSPQPSSRPLEGCQSILGKLSVIWVGSLTLALPEILLWQLTEDGSPASGFVRQSCTMHPAPNLPPVLHSLVLTYQHARMWWLLGCYFCLPLLFTSISLLVTLRIADTTKDKKYGQCQRQLSWLVASLATVYGICTLPGNVTNILVTYTSLSVSKDLLSFVTEFFLFLKCAISPVILLCLSKPLRQAFLDCCCCCCDERKPDSFREERKKPVDEPQTPLFCIKESELPLGTPC; encoded by the exons ATGAGAGCCTTAAACATCCTATTAGGATTATTATTGCTGCTTCTAAGTATCCTGTTGAACAGCCCCATCAATGCTACTGATTTGGCGAATAAGGTTAGAGAGTTTATGGATGAGGATGCACTCAAAGAATTTGGCACAGAGACAGGTGAACTGGTGAGGCATCGAGCAAAAAGAGGTTCACAAGATAAAACCCTTAAAAAAGCCTCTGAGGTCTATCCCAGGCTTATCCACCCACCTCCCAGCGGGATGTCTGTGGTAAAGCAAATTAACAATGATACTACTCTGTCCTCTACCTGGCATCCTCAACTGCAGAACCCTTTGTATCCACTGGGTGATAGTTCCATCAGTGCCTATGGGGTGTTGTTGCTTTCTTTGGTGGTATTTGCTGTTGGCATCATCAGCAATCTATCAGTCATGTGCATTGTGTGGCATAGCTTATATCTAAAGAGTGCATGGGACTCTATCTTGGCTGGCTTGGCTCTATGGGactttcttttgctttttttctgtttgcctATTGTTATCTTTCAAGAGATCACCAAACGACGGTTTCTTGGAGTAATATCCTGTCGAATTGTACACTATATGGAG GTTTCCTCTCTTGGTGCTTCAACATTTTCCCTCTGCGCTTTAGGAATTGATCGTTTTCAGTCAATTACCTCTCCTCAGCCATCATCACGGCCACTTGAGGGATGCCAGTCCATTCTAGGCAAGTTATCAGTTATTTGGGTGGGGTCCCTGACCCTTGCATTGCCAGAAATCTTGCTGTGGCAGCTAACTGAGGATGGTTCACCTGCATCAGGATTTGTAAGGCAGTCATGTACAATGCATCCAGCCCCCAATCTGCCACCTGTGTTGCATTCTTTAGTTCTTACTTACCAACATGCTCGTATGTGGTGGCTGTTGGGCTGTTACTTCTGCCTTCCACTTCTTTTCACTAGCATCTCCTTGTTGGTGACACTTCGTATTGCGGATacaacaaaagacaaaaaatatggaCAGTGCCAGCGACAGCTCAGTTGGTTGGTGGCCAGTCTGGCTACTGTTTACGGAATCTGCACTCTGCCAGGGAATGTTACCAACATCCTGGTGACCTATACAAGCTTGAGTGTCTCTAAGGATCTTCTGTCATTTGTAACCGAGTTCTTTCTGTTCCTCAAATGTGCCATATCACCAGTTATACTCCTCTGCCTTTCCAAACCCCTAAGACAGGCATTCCTGGattgttgctgttgttgttgTGATGAAAGAAAACCTGACTCTtttagagaagaaagaaagaagccTGTTGATGAGCCCCAAACTCCTTTGTTCTGCATTAAAGAATCAGAGCTGCCTCTGGGGACACCGTGCTAA